A part of Primulina eburnea isolate SZY01 chromosome 10, ASM2296580v1, whole genome shotgun sequence genomic DNA contains:
- the LOC140803276 gene encoding probable LRR receptor-like serine/threonine-protein kinase At1g74360, with product MIMPEEETDQCLFRAALLCFLILITAKLAIGDSLQSDREVLLELRAYLEKENPVSMNRRIYTEWDHQELSPCNWPGISCNETTNRVTKVDLSDCNISGNLFQNFSALTELSYLDLSLNTIGGVLPEDLGQCRNLRLLNLSHNILNGALNFTALGNLEVLDLTLNRIQVDIGLSIPKSCDNLVVANISNNNFTGEVGGIFETCSNLKYLDLSANSLQGDIWIGLDRIEELSISQNKFSGTVPSWIFTQNCSLRLLDFSDNQLFGEFPAEISLCEGLEVLSLWGNDFTGLIPKEIGSLPNIQELYLGNNNFSREIPETLLDLRSLTFLDLSRNNFGGDIQTIFGRFTQVKFLLLHKNSYTGGIYTSGVLGLSNLSRLDLSYNNLSGPLPVEISQMAGLKFLILAYNQFTGSIPSEFGNLSGLQALDLSFNMLQGWIPPSLGNLTSLLWLMLANNSLTGEIPPEIGNCSSLLWLNLANNQLSGSIPPQLTRIGMNSRATFLLNRKNNQIPGSGECLTMKRWIPANYPPFIFVYKLLTRKNCKSLWDRILKGYGLFSVCLPGSNVRTTLISGYVQLSGNWLSGEVPLEIGNMLNISMLHLGFNQFNGTLPSVIGKLPLVVLNITKNNFSGQIPGQIGNLKCLQNLDLSYNNFSGAFPNSLNNLNDLSKFNVSYNPYISGVIPQTGQLSTFEKSSFLGDPLLHLPSFIENATDHSSGRKGTSDKKPKGLGVVLFALILAFLICGLMTLVVYLVVKSPVHESGYLLEYSKEQQLEFASSSGTSSPWLSNTIKVIRLDKTAFTHSDILKATRSFSDDRIIGRGGSGTVYRGVLPDGREVAIKKLQTGGIEGEREFRAEMEVLTGNAFGWPHPNLVPLYGWCLDGSEKLLVYEYMEGGSLEDLITNRISLNWKRRIEITIDVARALVFLHHECFPSIVHRDVKASNVLLDKNGKARVTDFGLARVVDAGGSHVSTMVAGTVGYVAPEYGQTWKATTKGDVYSYGVLVMELATSRRAVDGGEECLVEWAKRVVGDGRHGYNRTTIPVALLVSGLEGGAEQMSELLRIGIWCTAESPHSRPNMKEVLAMLFKISCSQKDGFSVPSD from the exons ATGATCATGCCAGAAGAGGAAACCGATCAGTGTCTGTTTCGTGCTGCTTTGCTCTGTTTCTTGATCCTCATTACAG CAAAGCTTGCCATCGGAGACTCACTACAATCTGATAGGGAAGTACTGCTAGAGCTTAGAGCATATCTCGAGAAAGAAAATCCCGTCTCTATGAATCGAAGAATATACACAGAGTGGGATCATCAAGAATTGTCTCCATGCAACTGGCCTGGAATTTCTTGCAATGAAACGACCAATCGTGTGACGAAAGTCGATCTTTCTGACTGCAATATATCGGGTAATCTCTTCCAAAACTTCTCTGCCTTGACAGAGTTATCCTATCTCGACTTGTCCTTGAACACGATTGGCGGGGTCCTACCAGAAGATTTAGGCCAGTGCCGGAACCTCAGATTGTTGAATTTGTCACACAACATTCTAAATGGTGCACTCAACTTCACTGCTCTTGGAAATTTGGAGGTTCTTGATCTGACCCTGAACAGAATTCAAGTTGATATAGGACTAAGTATACCCAAAAGTTGTGATAATTTGGTGGTTGCAAATATTTCCAATAACAATTTCACTGGCGAGGTAGGTGGCATCTTTGAAACGTGCAGTAATTTGAAGTATCTTGATCTGAGTGCAAATTCTTTGCAAGGAGATATATGGATtggacttgataggatcgaGGAACTTTCGATATCTCAGAACAAGTTCTCCGGCACGGTTCCTTCGTGGATTTTCACTCAGAATTGCAGCTTGCGTTTGTTGGATTTCTCGGATAATCAGTTATTCGGAGAATTTCCAGCAGAAATCTCTCTTTGCGAAGGCCTGGAGGTTCTTAGTTTGTGGGGTAATGATTTTACTGGGCTTATTCCTAAGGAAATAGGATCACTACCTAATATTCAAGAACTTTACTTGGGAAACAACAACTTTTCAAGAGAGATTCCAGAAACTTTACTGGACCTGAGAAGCTTGACGTTTCTCGATCTGAGCAGGAACAATTTCGGAGGCGATATACAGACAATTTTTGGAAGGTTCACGCAGGTGAAGTTTCTTCTGTTGCATAAAAATTCGTACACGGGAGGAATATATACGTCTGGTGTTCTTGGGCTATCCAATCTTTCTCGGTTGGATTTGAGTTACAACAATCTCTCTGGTCCATTACCGGTTGAAATATCCCAAATGGCTGGCTTAAAGTTCTTGATTCTTGCCTACAATCAGTTCACAGGAAGCATACCCAGCGAGTTCGGAAATCTTTCTGGCCTTCAAGCACTTGATCTTTCTTTCAATATGTTACAAGGTTGGATTCCTCCCAGTTTAGGGAATTTAACCTCACTTCTGTGGCTGATGCTTGCTAACAATTCTCTGACGGGCGAAATTCCACCGGAAATCGGGAACTGCAGCAGCTTGTTATGGTTGAATCTTGCAAATAACCAGCTTTCAGGATCAATACCACCTCAGTTGACAAGAATTGGCATGAACTCTAGGGCTACGTTTCTGTTAAACAGGAAAAACAACCAGATTCCTGGCTCGGGGGAATGCTTGACAATGAAGAGATGGATACCGGCAAATTATCCTCCATTTATCTTTGTGTACAAACTTTTAACAAGAAAGAACTGTAAAAGCTTGTGGGACAGGATTCTCAAAGGATATGGTCTGTTTTCTGTTTGTTTACCGGGGTCTAATGTTCGAACTACTCTGATATCTGGCTATGTCCAACTTAGTGGGAATTGGTTATCTGGTGAGGTGCCTCTAGAAATTGGAAATATGCTGAATATCAGTATGTTGCATTTGGGATTCAATCAATTCAATGGTACACTACCTTCAGTGATTGGAAAGCTACCACTAGTTGTCCTCAATATTACAAAGAACAATTTTTCTGGCCAAATTCCTGGGCAGATTGGCAATCTCAAGTGCTTGCAGAATCTGGATCTGTCATATAACAACTTTTCTGGTGCATTTCCTAATAGCTTGAATAACTTGAACGATTTAAGTAAATTCAATGTTTCCTACAATCCTTATATATCTGGTGTGATCCCACAGACCGGTCAGTTATCAACATTTGAGAAATCGTCATTCCTTGGCGATCCCCTTTTACATCTTCCATCCTTCATTGAGAATGCTACAGACCATTCATCAGGAAGAAAGGGTACATCAGATAAGAAGCCTAAAGGCCTAGGTGTAGTTCTTTTTGCTTTAATACTAGCATTCTTGATCTGTGGGCTCATGACACTTGTAGTTTACCTCGTCGTAAAAAGCCCTGTTCATGAATCTGGATATCTTTTAGAGTATTCTAAAGAACAGCAGCTCGAATTTGCATCAAGCTCTGGTACATCTTCACCATGGTTGTCAAACACAATAAAAGTCATTCGCCTAGATAAAACAGCCTTCACTCATTCTGACATCTTGAAGGCCACCCGAAGCTTTTCAGATGACAGAATCATAGGTCGTGGAGGATCTGGAACCGTTTATCGAGGAGTTCTACCAGATGGCAGGGAAGTAGCCATCAAGAAACTCCAAACTGGAGGCATTGAAGGGGAAAGAGAGTTCAGAGCCGAAATGGAAGTCCTAACCGGAAACGCCTTCGGTTGGCCTCATCCGAACCTCGTTCCTCTATATGGATGGTGCCTCGATGGATCAGAAAAACTACTTGTTTACGAGTACATGGAAGGGGGAAGCTTAGAGGATCTCATCACCAACCGAATAAGCCTAAACTGGAAAAGACGTATAGAGATCACAATCGACGTAGCACGAGCTTTAGTTTTTCTGCACCATGAGTGCTTCCCTAGTATAGTCCACAGAGATGTGAAGGCTAGCAATGTGCTCCTCGACAAGAATGGAAAGGCTCGAGTCACGGATTTCGGCCTAGCACGGGTAGTGGATGCTGGAGGAAGCCATGTCAGCACGATGGTGGCAGGAACCGTGGGATACGTTGCACCAGAATATGGGCAGACATGGAAAGCAACAACAAAGGGTGACGTTTATAGCTACGGTGTTCTAGTGATGGAGCTAGCAACCAGCAGAAGGGCTGTTGATGGTGGCGAAGAATGTTTGGTCGAATGGGCTAAACGGGTTGTCGGGGATGGGAGACACGGGTACAACCGGACAACTATACCCGTCGCGTTATTGGTATCAGGCTTAGAAGGAGGAGCAGAACAGATGAGTGAACTGCTTCGGATTGGTATCTGGTGCACAGCTGAGAGCCCTCATTCGAGGCCTAATATGAAAGAAGTTTTAGCAATGCTTTTCAAGATTTCTTGCAGCCAAAAGGATGGATTTTCTGTTCCCTCAGATTGA